GGCATCCCTCCACCTTCTTCACATCGGATGGCGAGTGGATGCCGCAGCGCCCACTCCGTGGACAGTTCGACGTGGAGCGCGGGTGTGGAGGAGGCGCTGTTCGCCGATCGCGAACCGTTAGCACTCTGGCATGCCGAGTGCTAATCTGAACCTAGTTGAGCCGTGGTGACTCAACTTTCAGACCAAGGAGAAACAGGAGAGAACAATGGCCACCTATGACCCGTTCCGTGACCTCGATCGACTCGCGTCGAGCCTCTTCGACACGCGCCGCGGTCCGCGCCGCATGCCGATGGACCTCTACCGCGACGGCGACCACTACGTGCTGTCCGCCGACCTTCCGGGCATCGACCCGGGCTCGGTCGACATCGACGTCGACGGCCAGCTGCTGACGATCCGCGCGGAGCGCACTCTGCACTCCGGCGATGATGTCAAGTGGATCACCCGCGAGCGCGAGGCAGCGAGCTTCCTGCGCCAGCTCAACCTCGGCCAGGGCATCGACACCGAGAGCATCGCCGCCAACTACAGCAACGGCGTGCTCACGGTCACCATCCCGGTGAGCGAGAAGGCCCGGCCGCGCAAGGTGCAGGTCGTCGCCGGCAACGATGCGCCGACGATCCGGGCGCACGAGTCCAGCGACGCGCCGCAGGTCGTCGAGCAGTAGGACTCTCGGCGCCGGGTTCCCGCCGCCGCCCAGGTCGTGCACCCCGGCATCCACACACGACACCGCCCCGCGTCCACTTCGGACCGGGGTGGTGTCGTATGCGCTGACTCGGTGGGCGCTGGGGTTGGGAATGGATGCCGGGTATCCGGCGCAAGCGCCAACTCAGACCGCGCACGCCCCGGCGCCGCACAAGCGCTGGCCGCGTCTCCCGGCGGGCATAGAATCGAAGCACCCGAATCGCCACGGACAGAAGCAAGGATGCCGATGACCGACCGCACCGCTGTGCCGTCCCGACCATGAGACCTACGAAGACTTCGCGGTCATCGAGCAGGGTCAACGACCGGCTGCGCGCCGCGACAGGAGGTCCCGCATGACCGAGCGTGAACTCACCGTCCCCGTCTCCCTCACCCTGCCCGACGGGCGGCTGAACACTGATGCCATCGGCTGGGCCCGCACGCCGCTCGTCGACACCGCCGGCATCGGCCGCGGCCGCGGGCGCAACAAGCGGTGGGAATACTGGAACGTCATGACCCCGACGCACATCGTCGCACTGACGGTGTCGTCGATCGACTACGCCGCCGTGCACGAAGTCTGGATCTTCGAGCGCGCGACCGAACGCACCTGGGCGAAGAGCGCGACGAGGATCCCGGCCAAAGAGGTCGAGCTGTCCGCCTCGCTCGGCACCGGACTGACCGTCGCGCGGGCGAAGGGCCTCGGCATCACCGTCACCCCGACGCCGGACGGCCAGCGCTGGCGGCTGCACGCCGAGATTCCGGATGCCGGGTTCGACATCACCGTGAACCGCCCGGCCGGCCACGACTGGCTGGCCGTGATCGTGCCGTGGTCGCGCCGCCGGTTCCAGTACACGGTCAAGGACGTCGCCCTCCCGGCATCCGGAACCATCACGACGAACGGCGTGACGCACCCGGTGCCGGCGGGTTCGTGGGCGGTGCTCGATCACGGCAGGGGGCGCTGGCCGTACGACGTCAGCTGGAACTGGGGCGCCGGGGCCGGCAGCACCGCCGACGGGCGGATCATCGGCATCCAGGTAGGCGGGCAGTGGACCGAGGGCACCGGATCGACCGAGAACGGCGTCGTCGTGGAGGGCGTGCTGCACAAGATCTCGCAGCAGCTGGTCTGGGACTACGACATCGCGCAGCCGCTGCGACCGTGGCGGATCAGCGGTGGGGGACTGGATGCCACGCTCAC
This DNA window, taken from Microbacterium invictum, encodes the following:
- a CDS encoding Hsp20/alpha crystallin family protein, with translation MATYDPFRDLDRLASSLFDTRRGPRRMPMDLYRDGDHYVLSADLPGIDPGSVDIDVDGQLLTIRAERTLHSGDDVKWITREREAASFLRQLNLGQGIDTESIAANYSNGVLTVTIPVSEKARPRKVQVVAGNDAPTIRAHESSDAPQVVEQ
- a CDS encoding DUF2804 domain-containing protein, producing the protein MTERELTVPVSLTLPDGRLNTDAIGWARTPLVDTAGIGRGRGRNKRWEYWNVMTPTHIVALTVSSIDYAAVHEVWIFERATERTWAKSATRIPAKEVELSASLGTGLTVARAKGLGITVTPTPDGQRWRLHAEIPDAGFDITVNRPAGHDWLAVIVPWSRRRFQYTVKDVALPASGTITTNGVTHPVPAGSWAVLDHGRGRWPYDVSWNWGAGAGSTADGRIIGIQVGGQWTEGTGSTENGVVVEGVLHKISQQLVWDYDIAQPLRPWRISGGGLDATLTPFYTKRSRTNLGIVSSRTDQCFGVWSGTFDTGEEAVVFDGVEGFAEDVHNRW